A window of Dysidea avara chromosome 1, odDysAvar1.4, whole genome shotgun sequence genomic DNA:
ttgaagtTAACAGTGCTATAAAGTGGTAACGACAGAAAAATCTATTTTTGTATAGTAAACCTCATTActatataccatatatggtacaaaATTTTGGTAGGAGACTTAGATAATTTTTTATTGTTTCACATGCAGCATCAGTAATGTACTATCCCTCAGTTAACTAGTTTATAGACTACTCATAAGTCACAAATCCCATAAAGGCTGTTTTCGTATAGTAATTATGTACATGAAAGAAAATGATTCATTCAATTCTCAAATACACAGAAATACATTTGTCCAATCAGTACATTAGTGACCACACCCACCTCTACAGGAGAGTAGGATCTGGTGATATTGGTCAGTATTGGACACTGATGTGTTTAAAATACATTAAGCCAATTAGAATGTCTTAGGATTACATCATCTACATGTGGTAATGGAGAACTAATAAATTGACAGGTGATCCAAAAATCCTAACCATTATCACCAGACCCTATACCCTAGTGTGGAGGTGTGGTGTGGGTGTGAGTAGTCCGTGGGTAAATAGGAGAACATGTTGTAACACCTCCTGAATTAAACACATTTAAATGACACATCCAAATAGGGTAGTTCACATACCTTATTAAGGTGAATTGACTGATTTAATCACTTGACAACCACAACAAATCCCTCATGTAGATGTCACTACACtgggtggatcacatgatctggaCACTGGTGATTTATAAAGTTCACACATTGTCACGTTAACACATTTTGATTACTTTATTctgtacacacagtacaatctgattggctaaaagtcCTCAATGACATCATTTCAGATGATCTTCATTGTACACATCTACTTTctccacctgtatagaaaagaCACTTGTATGGCAGCTTTTCATCACCAACACTTACTGGTAACTTCCTGGTAACAGTGCTTAGTAACGACACAAAACAACCACACCATCACCCCTCACACACTAATATGTACCAATCAACCTCTCTAGTTAGAATATtatcatattgtgtaaacaatcAGTAACCATGGTAATAATAGATTACatcatacaaacacacaaaataacaatTTAACTGATAACTTGTAGTCTCTTGTTGTATCCCTCCACAACATAAACACTACCAGTAGAATAGTTTATTGCTATACCATTAATACCACTAAATTCTCCTTGTTGAGATCCCTTCTTTCCAAACTGTTCTATTAACTGATGGGTGGGGCTCCATACtctaattttattgttatcacCACCACAACCAGCTATGATGTGACCATCAGGGCTAACAGTAATGGCCACTGGTCTATCACATGTAATCCTACTAATAAAAGTGCCAGTATGACTGAAGAGACTAATATGATTACCATGATCACTAACTAACACTCTATTGTCAGTATCAATTGCTATACTAACAGGCCACCGAAATTGTCCAGGGTTGGACCCATAGTTTCCAAATGTAAATGCAAATTTATCATCTTGTTGGAATACCTGGACCCTGTGATTCCCCCTATCTACAACATACAACATTTTATTACTACTGAAGACTAGTCCCATAGGACCACTAAACTGGCCATTGTTGTTCTCTCCATTGTTACCAATTATTGATAAGAGTTCTCCTTGTAGGGAATACTTCTTCACTTGATGACTACTAAAGTCGCTAATGGCTATGATGTCATCCTTACTGACTGCTACACCACTAGGATTAACCAATCTGTTGTCACCACTTCCTTGTCCAATCACTGCTAATAAGGCAAAGTTACAGTCCAGCACAATTACACGCTTGTTAGTATAATCAGCAATGATGACTTCATTATTAACTCCTATAGCAACATCAAGGAGTTTACCAAACTTGTTCCCCCCATAATGAGTCATAACTTGGCAGTGTCCTTCTCTCATCTTGCTGTAGTCTCTCAGTACAACTGATATCCTACAGTAACATgacaggatcacatgatctactgTACATTAATAATACTGGTGACATCACTTCCTGTATGTACAGGAAATGAGATAACATTATAGTGGAAAGTTTGAGTGATAATCacttgtatgttttgtatgtatgacacattgtatgggaaaataatacatgtatagctaatgtATAGTAGTGTGACTGTATAGACTGACTGTGTAGTAGTGTTAATATGTATAGTCATTGTGTAACATTAGTATACACTAACTGAATAAGTATAATACAATCACACCTCACATGTTAtccacaaaacactctaatagaacacacactattCCTTACTTGTGAGGACTGCCTGGGATGTGTTGTCCATCAACTGCAATTGATACCATGTGATTCCCAAAAGTCCTGGGAGTGAAGGATGCTGTATAGTTTCTACCACTAACATCCTTGACTGGTCCCACTACTATGGCTTTTCCAGTTTTGGTGGTCATGGACACTTCTACTTCAGTACTCTTGTCATCAACAATGTCACCACTGACATCTCTAAGTGTTACCATTAGTGACGTCTCTTTGTTCATTACTGTCATTGCTGTACGGAAGGTCACTTCACACTTGCTGGGGTCCAGAGGTAGAAATCCTCCCAACTTGGTCACCTCCTTACAAAGACGTTCCATTTCTTCATACTCAACTTCTCTTTGTTCCTTCATTACTGGTTCCAGTCTTGATCTCCTCTTCATTATCATCAGGTGATCTTGTCGTCGCTCCAGTATCTTCCTCCTCCTAACCAGTTCAGTGGTAGTCACTTTGTTCTCTCTTGTCTTCTTCAATAGCTCCAGACAATTCTGTAGTTGTGTCCATAGCAACAACAACCTCTCCAGCTGTAGCTAATATTAACACAAGAACAACAATAACTGGAGACACATCTTTACCACTACCAATCCCAGGAAGAACTACTTTGTAGcataatattactgatgttaGCATTGTTGGTTTAGCTTTGACTATCAATTTCAAGCCAGTTTCAAGCCTTTAAGTCAGTAAAACAGATGATGTGTTTGCTTTTAATTTTCTCTAATAAAGAATGCTAAATGGTAGGTGGGAGGGGCTCATCTAGTACACAAAACCATGTGATATGGTTTGGTTCAAAAATGAATcgatttgattggttgaaatcttgtgTAAGTGATTTTGCTGGTATTTGTTGTCACACAATATCTATTAGAACTACTGTATCATGTTACTGAGACAATGACACTTTTGTGTGGCACATTAAAGAAAATGCCAGTAGCGTTGTTGAAAGCCACAAAGTCTACCTAAAGTCTCAGGAccatagctatctcttcactccctatcCTGCTAATGGCTGCTATACTCCTCTACACTGCATGTGTTCAATCATAAATATGTCTGAGGGTTGACATATCAGATAGACCACTCatgtccatgttacaactacacaATAATACCTTTAGTGTGTTCTCCCTCCTGTCTGCTCCTTTGGTAATATCTGCTATGACCTGTTCTTCTTGTTCATCAATGACTTTTCTAAGAGCATTAAACACCTCCCTTGTCCTCTCCATGTTGTGTTCCTTTCTGCCCCTAACACATTGTCTCATTTCCTTCACAACAGACACTGCTCGTTTCGTCTCTTCCAGTAAAcccatcatgtgatccacagcCTCTCCCAGTCTCCTGGTTTCTTCATCAGTCACACTTGTAATGCTAGTGCGCTGGTGTGTTGAGTGACCATGGGAGACACAATCTCTACATAACTCAGTTCCACATTGTCTGCAGAACACGTCAAGTTTTCTTCGTGGATGATCAGGACAATATTCAGAAAGGAGCATGGTGGCGGGATACTTCAAAAGAGCGACGCACTCTTCGCTACAGTTAATAGCATCTTGAAGTTGGTCTGGATTATCGAAATGTTCCATCAACACTTGGCACTTCGACACGGAAGGAAGGAGAGCAGAAGCCATCTTAACCAAAACGCACGGCACACCCTTTGAATAAACAGCTACTAGGCGCGCTTAAAAAATTTTGAAGCTAAAGGAGTCCGTACGTCTGCAGGTCATCTTATGGTCGCAGCAGCTGTTATTGGTCACCAGGTTGTGTTTAACTCGGTGTTTAATGGAgtcctgataatggaatgaCAGTTTGTGTGTAAGTTTTTAATGTGCATCTGTGCTCACTACGATACTGTATGCTGTATgcagcaggggcgtagccaggattttttttgaagggggttcagatgtaaagtggaatgtcttaagggaaatgcctgggtgcttcccctagaccatgaatgaacgaaaatgatgcatacacaaaatgtgcccttaggcagtaacattaaaaggtgctgtttgtgcatctaactactaaccagctaaaacctacacactgctgtttatagTCTTCACTTCCGGACAGattactgacagccaacttcaatttctagcacacggaagccctccacactcgagtcacAATACTTttttccagctatacattattggccctcctgttgatggtcaactTCGaacttgtactccaatatgttcgatacatcatgtgcccacaacatgtaacaaataaacaaaccattcatcaggtaTTATACATCggcaacaattcacagtttgtgctaacccgacacatgtataacacgacgaccattcaagtttagcagctgctaccttgtaatatgtctccaccaaccattgaacagtccttcgccGTTTCACTCgtgccatttcaaccatgcatcacgtgcgcaattgatcacgtgatgcaatagatatgattggcaatggttcagcattaatgtggtACATGACCCTCAAGAGTAATACAGAGGAGTGCCAGTAGGCAAGTAGCTACTGGAGAGCTTCAGgcctgtaagatttggtgtgatttttaatttttaaaatttctgcctctgaaaggggggtttgTCTAAACCATCCGAACCCTTGCCTATGCCCTTGTGCAGGCCTGACTGTATGCGAGACTGAatggtatttatttattaatctCGGCAAGTATCAAtgtgattataacgcacaggtgtgattatGATAATTATCTATGCACAAGTATGATTGTGTTTGTTTGGTATGTTTAAACCTTGTCCTTTGTACAATCCTGACAGGCTAGTCTGCTACAGCATACCAACCTaagtaaggcccctatttggtgattattagtttctcatccagcctttctaattattatgatgcgggcgggagggtattaccattatgccattattttataatattgacacactgatgtacagaccttgtctttatttcttactacaaacagtTCCTTCAGCAGTTGATTCTATTTTTCGTGattgccaactgtttttcgacagtcaactgaagcctgctttgatgaagtagATAGAACACGactgcaactggcactgcagcaatttgctaaggaaaacaacagttctcctggcgatatatagcgtattgtagcgttcatcaacaaaaaattacaatGGTTTGGTATCACATGTTCTTCTAAGCATGCACAGAGTGAATAATGGCTTACTATGCGGTAGCTTAGggtggtggatgagaaactaataatcaccaaataggggcctaatagtTTGGCAGCATCCACCCCTTTGCATTATAGAGGAAGGATCTGGTGACCATAATACATGGTACTTTTGCTACTATAGTCaatttcaggttgcttgcgaATGCAATTAAACAATTCGCACACATCATGTTTGAACATGATTGTGCAGTGTTTAATGTATAGAGCTTTTTCATCTCCTTGACAACTGTTTTTGTTGGCCATATTGTTGAACAACTTTGTACGCAGCGGGCCTATTGACAAGTTGAAATTAGCCAATCTGCGTAAACCGCTAAAAATTAACAGTCAAAGTTTGTGGTGTAATGCTAGTACGCTGGTGTGTTGAGTGACCATGGGAGACACAATCTCTACATAACTCAGTTCCACATTGTCTGCAGAACACGTCAAGTTTTCTTCATGGATGATCAGGACAATATTCAGAAAGGTGTGTGGCGGCGGGATACTTCAACAAAACGGCGCACTCTTCGCTACAGTTAATAGCATCTTGAAGTTGGTCTGGATTATCAAAATGTTCCATCAACACTTGACATTTTGCCAGCCTATTGACAAGTTGAAATTAGCCAATCTGCGTAAACCGCTAAAAATTAACAGTCAAAGTTTGTGGTGTAATGCTAGTACGCTGGTGTGTTGAGTGACCATGGGAGACACAATCTCTACATAACTCAGTTCCACATTGTCTGCAGAACACGTCAAGTTTTCTTCATGGATGATCAGGACAATATTCAGAAAGGTGTGTGGCGGCGGGATACTTCAACAAAACGGTGCACTCTTCGCTACAGTTAATAGCATCTTGAAGTTGGTCTGGATTATCAAAATGTTCCATCAACACTTGACATTTTGCCAAAGAAGACACGGGAGCAGAAGCCATTTTGACCAAACGCATGGCACACCCTTTGAATAAGCAGTTACTAGCTATAGGCGTGCTTaaaaaaattgaagttaaagaATTAAGTCTGTACTCTAGGTTGTGTTTAATGGGTTCCTGATAACGGAATGACAGTTTGTGTGTAAGTTTTTAATGTGTATCTGTGCTCATTGCGAAACTGTATGGTTTTATTTGTGTGTgctgtgcaaaaaaattttttaaaaaacctCGAAAAAACACTTAGTGATGGGGAGAAAATGCCCCTGGGTATGCCTCTagtatttattaatttatttgtGTGTGCTGTACAAAAATCTCAAtgtgattataatgcacaggtgtgattATGATAATTATCTACGCACAGGTATgattgtatttgtttgtttgtttgtttgtttgcttacGGTACGCTTAAACCTTGTCCTTTGCACAACCCTGACCTTAGACACCACCATATAGTGTAGTCTGTTACAGCCTACCAACCTATGGTAACATCCACCCCTTTGCATTGGAAGGGTCTGGTGATCATAGTATATGGTACTCCTGGTGCTACTATAGTCATTTTCAGGTTGCTTGTGAATGCAATCAAACAATTTGCACACGTCATTTTTAAACCAGctgcacgcccacagccggccttcggccggctgtgggcgtgcgcctggttaactgaaattgttttcgtaaaagtgtgtgtgtacctatctatgtttatccgtacgcacccacgtgagcaaaatcgtttaataacggtaaaagcagcttttacgtaagaagtaaaagtgaaatgaagtctgtattaaacttctgcacaggtgaactttgctctgaggtggtttcttttcggcagactgaaatacgggtgtggtgactttcctcagactaccttccccttgaggttagcaactgaaaaacaatggtgcaggcctcgtacactaccaggaatagcctattgcttcgagttgaaagggggcatatcccttatgtacgcgaacgaaaatgaagagcagctttgaggctttgtcgagagaatttgtgggaagaaacacgttagtcacactataaaacagtttagaagatagttttgtgcgtaatgtgttggtaaaagcggtttgtttagcaaacgcttccttagcagtgcatagcaacgtaattgaacgaattacgaatatttcatgaattatgaaatacgtgaattagctaataatattattgcacaatccAAAACTACCCAATTGTAAAGTAGTagtacatagttggttaattcatagtagtatatactgtctatagttaattccagatgagttagctagctgcatggcgcctggtttttagaagtagcacaacatcaacttgtttaacaTGATCATGTGAATACTTATGTGCAGTGTTTTAATGTATTGAATAACTACTGTACCTCAATATGTCCCTGGCATTGTCTAGTGATCTTTGAAAGTGAATAATGTAGTTGCGCTAGTGAAAGGAGCTTCTTACATGTTCAAGTAAACATGTGTGCGATTTGTTCAATTGCATTTGTAAGCAACCTGAAAGTGACtgtaccactatagtggtagagcCAATCGAATCACAGTATCCCGAGCATGTGAAGTAAACCATGTAGTTGTGCCATTAATAACACAATATCCATGACAACCAAATTGGAAAGCAGCTGATACTCTCCAAGTGAGACTCTGAGATGCACACGTAGTAAAGACTTATGTTGAGAattgttgtggcacagctagctacaatgtaacttgtattagtccacttgtattttccatatctgtaggtatggggaaGTGTGAAGTTTTTATGCTTTCTTTGCCAAGTTACAACAACTTAAAGAAGTAATATGTGTGACTGgatcagcaaaaacccaacaaaATTGTGCACGCCTAGTATAAACCATTCAATACAATTGGTGTAGTACTTGCATATTattaaaaaaaatctgtaaattttATAAATGTCTTTTTCTTGACAAAGGAAAGGACTAGCCATaatgcagtagacccaagggcatgcaagttatgagcatttgtttatgtcatgtcaaAGTGTTTGTACGAGATTGATATTTGTTCACAAATtccgcctttgtatgcagtgaagaaagttGATGAAAGGAAAACATACCCAGTAATTGACTCCTCTACTCATGATGAACACGATGATGTAAATATCAACTCCGTATGTTATATTTgttttagtaagcacctgtaatttatttttcctATTAGAGCCTTATTTCCTATACTTGCTGAACAAATCCatctttctgttgttactattttgtagtgctgtaactcTGAAACTTTTATTGGAATATGAGGTTAAAACTTTGCgtgagggtacacttggctaagtagattataaagatttaataaacagaaattcaaaaaatgcacAGTTGTGGTGGGTGTCGCAGCTCCAGTTACATATTATTAATATGTTGCTTGCAATTTTTAACCACTTTTGTATTCTAGTCACACAAGTACCATATACTatggtcaccagacccttactctatgtgAAGGGGTGGACTACCTAGGAAACAGATAAACCTTGAGACTTGGTCTTGGTGTGTAGAACTGTATCTGTACATTATTGTAGGCAGAGATGACAGGTGGAATAGCTGTCATGTTCAGACACTGGACAAAACACATATAATACACATGCTCATCTTCATATAGATATCAATATAGTATTGAAAACATGTTTTGCAGTGATAAGCTGCACATGAAACCTATAGTAACTGTGTAGAAGTCTTTCGAAGTTATTTCTCCAGCTAAAGATATCCTTATTTGAACACAATACTGCTATGCTGTAACAGTTGCTCCTCAGTTGTTCTCTATTACTGCAGAATTTAATACTTGACTTGGAAGATTATCGATTTAAAACACCGGACACCCTCAACATCAAGCTGGAAGCAAATAAAATTCTAACTAAGTCATCAAGTACATGTGTACTACTTATCATTTGTATTGGCCACAAAGCTAGGGACCTGcccatcaggggcggatccaggagctggcaaggggtgGGGCACAAACAAGTTGAGATTCACATCATTAAAAGAGGGAATCAACTACTAGCTGTAATCTGTTGTAGTTGATATACACgtagcagcaaataatcacctctcagCAGTGTTTCACTGTTGTATTGTGCCATTTAGGCCATTGCAgaaggttgtgaagtctttaaaatGTTATAAAAGCTAAGACACCTGTCatacgataattatttctagaggcgtttaatacgcacgaaggtgctgggtgacagttttaTTTCAGGTCAAATGTGTAGTAAAGAGAGGTAATATGTCTGCCTTTTAAGCTAAAATGTATTCATTTCTTGAGTGATAAACTGATATCAGCCTAACTGGCATTATCaaagtaatagctatatagctagctagtcttCTTAAAAGGAAAGGCAGAGGGGGGttggggggcatttgccccaaatgccccatcctggatccgtcaTTGCTGCCAATTATGATGGCAGCGTAATAGGTACCTGTCTACCttaaagcattgagcataatgctaacatAAAGGCAAAATACttataaattcttgcttgtCTAAATCACAgagaaagattgatatactctaatagaacagtcagcaaatCTCaagcagctgactgttctattaaagtatatcgatattttctctgaaatgcattttgacaagcaaagaTTTATAGTCTCTACTTTTATTTAcccattgttgttacttgaaaaatctgtaaactgcttaaagtcagtatataacatgtcaaatgggtatgactacaggTAGCTAGTATTCTTgatcattaactctagagagtacttgaaTACTATGATCATTTCAGCCCGATTTTTAGGAACCGaggcataaaattaatgttgagcATATGGCCGTGCAAAGTTATTTATAGGTTTCTAGTCCTACCAATTCCCCCGGTCCCTGTTTCCATTTGTATAATGAACTGCACTTGTGTATATGTACTTATTCAGGAGCTGGTCTCTGACGTGTAACCAATATAGCTGTACACTTACAAGTCAATGTATAAAGTTAGTGtatctttataagaaaagagtgtttacaagacatgaaaacctttcaacagatataaaatataaattattgtatggtgatttTGCAATTCATTCCAGGTATGttacagggcaaattttggaaACTATTAGACTGCTCAGAAATTACCAAAAGTGGTAATTTCTGGCAACCAGAAGTTACCAATTTTAGCTACTTTTGAGCTGCTCAAAAGTACAATTTTGGCAGGTTTATAGTTGTCCataattgccatttttggcaattttgtGCAACTGCAAAGTTGCCAAAATTGGATAGTTGTCCATAATTGCCATTTTTGTGTAACTGCAAagttgccaaaattggaagcttCCAAAGTTGGTAAATTCAATGATTTAAAGTTACCAAATCTGGCAACAAACACGCTGTCACTTTTATACAGGACAGTTAAcaaattaattgtgggatttagtttgcCAAAAGTGGCGAATTTTTGGATTGTTTCTGGGTGTGTTACAGATCAAATTTTACCAAAATGGCAATTTCTGGTAACCAAAAAAGGCAATTTCTGGGTATGTTACAGATCAAATTTTACCAAAAATCGCAATTTCTGGTAAccaaaaatggcaatttctGGGTATGTTACAGAACAAATTTTACCGAAAGTAGCAACCAGAAGTTACCAATTTTGGCTACTTTTGAGCTGCTCAAAAGTGAAAATAAGCCGACTTTGGCAGGTTTATAGCTAGTTGGAATATTTGGCAATTTTGTGTAACTTCAAAGTTGCAGAATTTGGAAGTTTCCAAAGTTGGTAGCTAAATTCAATGATTTAAAGCTACCAAATCTGGCAACAAACATACTGTCACTTTTATACAGGACAATTAACcaattaattgtgggatttagtttgcCAAAAGTCGCAAATTTTGAATTATTTCAGAATTGTCCAAAACCACAAGTTGTGATAAACAAAATTTACCACTTTTGGTGACATTCTACGTACATAGTTGCCACTTTTAAGCTATGCAATAGTTTTCCAAAACAGAAATTCTACTATACGTAGCTAACTTTTCAACCGCAGTTATCTGAGTTTAACCAAGGTCACCAATACTGAGATTATTCCATaattccccaaaattggcaTTGCCTTTGTTGCTTTAAGCAGAAGCTAATGGTCCTCAAAAACCACCTAATCTGGGACTTGGTGTAATTCTTTATAATAACATATGCAATCTTGTAAATGAATTGATTTGAAAGCaaatttgggggggggggggggggattaaAGCACTTAAAAGCAGTTTCTACAGTACACAGCTATAAGAAATTTGAAGGTTAATGTTCTCCATATCGTGCCCGCTTCTTAATAACCCTTTTACATCTACGTTTGGCCAATGGTGTAAATTCTTTTAATCTTTCGTCATCACGTTCATCCTCTTCATTAGTCTCTTCTTCATTATTTGATGATATAGGAGATATAGTGGCCTCTATTTGTTGTCTTATCTCCCACTCTTCCTCAGCTTCTTCCTCACCATGACTTTGCATCTCTACCGATTTCCTATTGGAGCTACTAACTGCATCTGAACTTGTAGCATTCTTCAACTCTGAAATGGAAGCTCCTTCTCCTTCAAACTTCCTGTAAATTTCTTTCAGCACTATTCTTAGGCATTCTGACCATTCACCTACAATACAACAGAACTATCAAACAATTATACAATAAATAATACTGACCTTTGTATTGTGTTGGAACCTCTCTAGGATGATTAAAAGGCACTGTattaggccaccactcaggcTGGTCTCCTTTCCAATCAACACCAAAATCTTTTCCAATTCCTACAATGACTGAGCTAAGTGTCCTTCCATTCATTTCATCAATTGGTTGAGGCAAAGCAGGAAGAATCAGCTTTGGAGATGAAACATCCTCTTGAGACTCCTCTTGAGGCTGATGTTTTAGAACTTCAAGAAATTGAAGTTTGCTATCTTTTACAATGGAAGCCATTCGTTTGTCTCCAGCAACGCAAAGACCTCCAGTCCAAGGTGTAGCATAAGCAAACAAGCTTGGTATTCCATACGTCTCAAGGTCTCCAATCTTCTTAGTAATAACATCAATTCTCCTTTTAGAGTCCCTCGAAATCATCTTGTTTTTAGAAGCCATTCTTTTCCGCCAATAGTTGCCAAATGCCATAGGTTGTGTGATAGTGTAAATTTATAGCTGAAAACGGCTGATCCTTGCAAAACAGCAAGTTTAAACAGGTTAGACCAGTCTTTAAGCAAAATAAATTATGCTACAAAAGTCTTTATTGACTTTAAGGAATTATGCACCTTTTTACTATAATTACTTCAAAGCAGTTTTCCTCACATGACATACACTTTCAAGTTTTACAATCCAATCAACACTTCTGAGTAGCATTATACTTAATCTCTATGAATCACAAATCTGCACATTTGAAGGGCCATGAAGATAGGAAGGAGTTTCCAGGTCAAGAAAACTTCAGGAGTCAAAACTTCAGGAGTCAAATCTTTACCAAATCCAAAGCTTCAGTCATCTACATTAGTTTATCAAGAAAAGGTATGTACTTACATAACTGGCAAGTATTATATTACGTAGTTTGATTCCCATAGGTCTGTGCACTGCCTAAAGATATAGTTTACTACCAAGCTGTACTTCAATCAGAAAGGTTTATACCCCTGAGCAAGCAATGGTATGCCATAGCAGATTGCTTTGAAAATGGACAGCTCAAGTCagagtactgtttgataaagaAACTGAAGTTTCATTCCATGTCAAAGACCTCGTTTTTATTTACCTGCTCATGTCAAGAATCAAAAGTACAAAGCGA
This region includes:
- the LOC136267023 gene encoding E3 ubiquitin-protein ligase TRIM71-like yields the protein MASALLPSVSKCQVLMEHFDNPDQLQDAINCSEECVALLKYPATMLLSEYCPDHPRRKLDVFCRQCGTELCRDCVSHGHSTHQRTSITSVTDEETRRLGEAVDHMMGLLEETKRAVSVVKEMRQCVRGRKEHNMERTREVFNALRKVIDEQEEQVIADITKGADRRENTLKLQLERLLLLWTQLQNCLELLKKTRENKVTTTELVRRRKILERRQDHLMIMKRRSRLEPVMKEQREVEYEEMERLCKEVTKLGGFLPLDPSKCEVTFRTAMTVMNKETSLMVTLRDVSGDIVDDKSTEVEVSMTTKTGKAIVVGPVKDVSGRNYTASFTPRTFGNHMVSIAVDGQHIPGSPHKISVVLRDYSKMREGHCQVMTHYGGNKFGKLLDVAIGVNNEVIIADYTNKRVIVLDCNFALLAVIGQGSGDNRLVNPSGVAVSKDDIIAISDFSSHQVKKYSLQGELLSIIGNNGENNNGQFSGPMGLVFSSNKMLYVVDRGNHRVQVFQQDDKFAFTFGNYGSNPGQFRWPVSIAIDTDNRVLVSDHGNHISLFSHTGTFISRITCDRPVAITVSPDGHIIAGCGGDNNKIRVWSPTHQLIEQFGKKGSQQGEFSGINGIAINYSTGSVYVVEGYNKRLQVIS